CCCGCGAGGAACTTGCCGTTGATGATGGCATCGCGGTGGATGGGCTGGCTGACCAGCCGGCTCAGGGTGCCCCGCATGCGCTCACCGTTGATGGCGTCGAAGGCCAAGGCGATGCCCAGCAGTGGCCCCAGGAACTCGACGAAGAACGTGAAGGGCGGAAGCGAGCTCCCGCCGGTGGTGAAGAGGCGCAGGAAGACGAAGGGATCGCTCTCCGACGCCTGGGTCAGCGTATCTCGCAGCGTGCGAGCGCCCACGTAGATGGCCGCCAACCCCGTCACCACCACGAGGCCGACCAGGATCGCGAAGCGATGCCCGCTCAGATGGTCGGCCAGCTCCTTGCGGAAGACAGCCCCGAGACCCGAGGGACGGCGGGGCAGGCGCCGGGCGGCCGGCTCACGCCGCACCGCCGACGACGGAGCGGGGACCGCGCTGGCCATCCTGCATCCCCCCTTGGAAGTAGAGGCGGTAGATGTCATCGAGCCCGTACGTGTGCAACCGCAGGTGCTGGACCGAGAGACCATGCGTCACCAGCGTGCGCGCCACCTCGGGCCGCACGTCCTGCCGGCAGCTCAAGACGAGTCCGTCGGCGTTGACCGTCACGTCGAGCACCCCGTCGATGGTGCGCACCAGGTGCTCGGCCTGGGATTGCTGGCCGGGCCCGACCCCGACCTCGACGACCAGGGGGGCGGTACCTGCCAGCTGCCGGGCCAGGCTCTCCACCGGCCCCTGGGCGATGAGCCGCCCGCCGACGAAGATGCCGACACGGTGGCAGATCCGCTGCACCTGGTGAAGCAGGTGAGAGGAGAGCAGCACCGTGACCCGCTCCTGCTGGGAGAGGTGGGCGATGAGCTGCAGCACCTCGTCGACACCCTTGGGGTCGATGCCCAGGGTGGGCTCGTCGAGGATGACGATGCGGGGACGCTTGACCAGGACGTCGGCCAGCCCCAGGCGCTGCCGCATGCCCCTGGAGTACTCTCGCACCCGGCGGTGCGCCGCCGAGGCCAGCCCGACCGCCTCCAGTAGGGCCTCGACGTGGGCGCGGGCCTCGCGCTCGTCGAGGCCGTTGAGGCGGGCGGTGTAGAGGAGGTTCTCCGAGGCGGTCAGCTCGTCGTAGAAGCCGACGTTCTCCGGGAGGTAGCCGACCCGCCGCTTGACATCCAGGGGCTCTCGCAGTGGGTCGTGGCCCAGCACGCGGACGACCCCGGCCGTCGGCTCCGTCAGGCCCAGGAGCATCAGGATGGTCGTGGTCTTGCCGGCTCCGTTGGGCCCCAGCAGTCCGAAGATCTCACCCTCGTGTACCGTCAGATCCAGGCCGTCCACCACCGTGCGCTGGCCGTAGCGCTTGGTGAGCCCTCTCGCCTCGATGACCGCGTGGGTTGCGGGCGGCTCCAAGGCCTGTCACCTCCTCGCGCGTCGCCGTCCGCGGGCTCAGCGGCGCCCGTAGACCCTGAAAGTGGTGAACAGCCCGGCGACGACCACGGCCACGATGCCCACCCCGACCCATCCCCAGAGGGTCGGCGTCTTGACCGCCACTCGCAGGGTCGCGTTGGAGGCGGCCTCCGCCGCCATCGCGCGCACCGTCACGGCGTAGTCGCCGGCGATGGCCCGCCCGTCGGGCCGGAGGGTGGCGGTGACCTCGCGGGACTGGCCGGCCGGCAGCACATCGATCCGGTCGGGGTCGAACGTCATCTGCCAGTTGATGGGCGTGCTGGCGGAGAGCGTGATGCCGTGAAGGTCGGCGCTACCCGTGTTGTCCAGCCGCAGCTTGACCGGGCTCTCCCGTCCGGCGACGGCCTCCGCGTTGAGCCGGCCGGAGGGTGTCGTCAGGGAGAGCTCGTAGGTGCCCGTGATGACCGTGGTCAGCTGGAGCGTCGCCTCCGACCCCACCGCAGAGGCCCGCAGCAATACGGGGTACTCGCCCGCGGGGACCCGGCTCGGGGGCGTGACGCGCACGTCCAGGCTCTGCGTGGCACCGGCCCGCACACCGATGCTGGCCACCTGGCGGCTCTCGAAGCGCGGCGATATCTCGACGCGCCACCCCTCGGGCGCCCGCGCGTCGAGCTGGTAGGTCTGGTCCTCGCCGCTGCGGTTGGCCAGCTGCACCGGAAACTCGAATTGTGCGCCTGCCGGTCCCCTGAGCTGCGGATAGTCGGTCGTCAGCACCACGGGCCTCTCCACAGCCCGCTCGCTCACCCTGAGACTGAGGCGGAGTCGGGACGAGCCGGCCGCCAGCACCACGGGATAGTCGCTCGGTGCAGCGTCACGCGGGATGGTCACCTGCAGGTCGAGGTAGACCGTGCCGGGTCGGCTCTCCTCCCGGGGAGGGACGTAGGCCTGGTGCACCCGGGTGCCTCGCCCGCGGAAGTACACGTCCCAACCCTCGGGCGACTCCAGCACCTGCAGATCCACCACCTGGCCCGCGTCGCCGTAATTGGCCAGCGTCAGCGAGATGGTCTGGGTGGCACCCGGCTCGACGGCCATGCCGGGGAAGTCGCTGGTCAATACCACCGACGGCGCGGCGGCTCGAGTCGGCCCGGCCCCCAGGACGAGGAGCAACAGCAGGGCGGACGTCCACCGAAGCCCGGGCCCAAGCGAGCGAGCGACGGCCACATCCATCGCGCATCCCCCCAAGACCCACGGTGGTTGTCGCTCTGATCGCGGATCTTACTCGCCCCGCCCACTTTGTCCACCGCTGAGCGGCCTGCTCGTCAGCGGCGCAGGCCGAGAGCACGGTACAGGTCCGGGGTAGCCGCCTCGACCGGGGGCAGCCCCAGCACCCGCTGGGCCTCCCGAATGGCCGCGAGCGTCACCGGGCCCATCCGGGCGTCGGCCCGACCGGGGTCGAAGCCATGGCGGCGCAAGGCCCACTGCAGCAGTGGCACGGGGAAGTCGACGGTTCCGGCGGGCAGGGGCGCCTCCCAGGTCACCTCGGGCAGGGTGCCGACGATGGTGACCGGCGTGCCCTCCGTCACCATCTCGAAGAGCCGCTCCACGTCGGCGTTGTACATCCGGATGCACCCGGCGCTGGCCTGGGTGCCGATGCTCCAAGGCCGGTCGGTGCCGTGGATGCCGTAGCTGCCGAAGGGGATGTCGAGACCCATCCACCGGGTGCCGAAGACCCCCTCGGCGTAGCCCTTGTCGACGATCCACCACTCGCCGACCGGTGTCATGCTGAGAGGCTTGCCGACGGCGACGGGCCACCGCGCCTGGACCTGGCCATCTCGGTAGAGCGTCAGCACCAGACGGCTGGTGTCCACCACGACCCAGGGGCCACCGCTCCGTGCGCCGGGGTGCAGGGGGAGGTGCTCCGGCTGGGGCGCGGCGATGGCTGACTGGTGCTGGCTGTCGATGAGGCTCACCGCCTCCTCCTGGAAGAGGCGAGCGATGGCGCGCAGGGTGGAGGCGTCGGCCACGCCGGTGACGGGCAGCCCGTATCGGCCCTGGAAGAGGCGCACCGCCTCGCGGGTGTAGGGGTCGTAGCGCCCGTCCAGCGGATGGGGGAAGAGGGCGAGAAGCCGCAGGCCGAGCTGGAGCTCCCGGACGGCGTCGGGGTCGTCGCGCTGGCCGGGCAGCCCCAACGAGCTCACCTCTCCGCATAGGGGCGGGCGGGGGGACGCCGAGGGAGAGGCGGCCCACGCCGTCTCGGTCAGGACGAGAGCCACCGCCGCCAGCCCGCTCAGGGCCACCAGCCCCATCAGCCAACCGGTGGGGCCCCTCACGGGGGTCGGGCGGTCGCTGGCTCGGATCGGTGCTCCCAAGACGTCTACCCCCCGGGGTCGACCTATTCGGGCGGGCAGCGCGGGCATGACGGCCCGAGGCCGGCCGAGATCCGGAGGAGGACGGACGAGGGGAGCGGCCGTAATCAGGATCGGCAATCGGTCTCATCCGCAGGGAGGGGGTCGGGCCCCATGCGACGTGTCGGCATCGTCGGAGCCGCCGTGACGCCCTTCAAGGCCCGATGGTACGAGAAGACGTACTACGAACTCGCGCAGATGGCCACCGCCGCGGCGCTGGAGGACGCGGGCCTCGCCACCGGCGACGTGGACGGCGTCGTGTACGCCATCTACAACGACATCTTCCAGCGGGCGGCCATCCCTGAGCATCCCCTGCAGGCCATCACGGGCCTGTCCAACAAGTTCGGCGTGCGGGTGAGCAACGGGGGGGCGACGGGCGCGTATGCGATGTCCGTCGCCCACGCCTACCTGGCGGCCGGGCGGTTCAAGACCCTGCTGGTGCTGGGCGTGGAGAAGGCCACCGACTGCTTCGACTTCCAGTCCATGTCGGCTACGCCCGAGGTGATCAAGACCATCGGCTGGTCGGGCGATACCTTCTTCGAGCAGAAGCTGGGCTGGACCGCCTCCGACAGCTACGCGGAGGTGGTGCTCGCCTACATGGACCAACACCCCGACGACCTCAAGCCCGAGGTGACCGCACGACTGGCGGCCCTGCTCAGCCAGCAGGCGAGGGACAACGAGTTCGCCCAGCGCCGCTTCGACCAGGTGACGCCCGAGGAGGTGCTCAACTCCCGCATCGTCGTCTACCCCTTCAAGGAGCTGGAGATCTGCGTCTACTCCGAGGGAGCCGCCGCCGTCATCATGGCCGAGGAACAGACCGCCCGGGCCATCGCCCGCAACACGGGCCAGCCCGTCAT
This genomic interval from Limnochorda sp. LNt contains the following:
- a CDS encoding thiolase family protein, with the protein product MRRVGIVGAAVTPFKARWYEKTYYELAQMATAAALEDAGLATGDVDGVVYAIYNDIFQRAAIPEHPLQAITGLSNKFGVRVSNGGATGAYAMSVAHAYLAAGRFKTLLVLGVEKATDCFDFQSMSATPEVIKTIGWSGDTFFEQKLGWTASDSYAEVVLAYMDQHPDDLKPEVTARLAALLSQQARDNEFAQRRFDQVTPEEVLNSRIVVYPFKELEICVYSEGAAAVIMAEEQTARAIARNTGQPVIWVTGVGEANEPSYAGKGHKVMHRIYSHHLAAMRAYEMAGIRHPLEAIDVAEVHDAFVQQLQITMAEMGFVPLGRADSLVEDGIVTPGGRLLLNPSGGLLYCGHAVGASNIMSAWSARRELVRRGLRRALVHGTGSTVAQYGVVLILERD
- a CDS encoding peptidoglycan-binding protein, giving the protein MGAPIRASDRPTPVRGPTGWLMGLVALSGLAAVALVLTETAWAASPSASPRPPLCGEVSSLGLPGQRDDPDAVRELQLGLRLLALFPHPLDGRYDPYTREAVRLFQGRYGLPVTGVADASTLRAIARLFQEEAVSLIDSQHQSAIAAPQPEHLPLHPGARSGGPWVVVDTSRLVLTLYRDGQVQARWPVAVGKPLSMTPVGEWWIVDKGYAEGVFGTRWMGLDIPFGSYGIHGTDRPWSIGTQASAGCIRMYNADVERLFEMVTEGTPVTIVGTLPEVTWEAPLPAGTVDFPVPLLQWALRRHGFDPGRADARMGPVTLAAIREAQRVLGLPPVEAATPDLYRALGLRR
- a CDS encoding NEW3 domain-containing protein, yielding MDVAVARSLGPGLRWTSALLLLLVLGAGPTRAAAPSVVLTSDFPGMAVEPGATQTISLTLANYGDAGQVVDLQVLESPEGWDVYFRGRGTRVHQAYVPPREESRPGTVYLDLQVTIPRDAAPSDYPVVLAAGSSRLRLSLRVSERAVERPVVLTTDYPQLRGPAGAQFEFPVQLANRSGEDQTYQLDARAPEGWRVEISPRFESRQVASIGVRAGATQSLDVRVTPPSRVPAGEYPVLLRASAVGSEATLQLTTVITGTYELSLTTPSGRLNAEAVAGRESPVKLRLDNTGSADLHGITLSASTPINWQMTFDPDRIDVLPAGQSREVTATLRPDGRAIAGDYAVTVRAMAAEAASNATLRVAVKTPTLWGWVGVGIVAVVVAGLFTTFRVYGRR
- a CDS encoding ABC transporter ATP-binding protein yields the protein MEPPATHAVIEARGLTKRYGQRTVVDGLDLTVHEGEIFGLLGPNGAGKTTTILMLLGLTEPTAGVVRVLGHDPLREPLDVKRRVGYLPENVGFYDELTASENLLYTARLNGLDEREARAHVEALLEAVGLASAAHRRVREYSRGMRQRLGLADVLVKRPRIVILDEPTLGIDPKGVDEVLQLIAHLSQQERVTVLLSSHLLHQVQRICHRVGIFVGGRLIAQGPVESLARQLAGTAPLVVEVGVGPGQQSQAEHLVRTIDGVLDVTVNADGLVLSCRQDVRPEVARTLVTHGLSVQHLRLHTYGLDDIYRLYFQGGMQDGQRGPRSVVGGAA